GACGGTACACGGTCAGCGGGTCAGTGCTGAACCAGGCCGTCAGGCCCAATGCCTGGTTGACCTCATCGAAGTGATTCTGGTTGTAGTCCGTGCGCAGCACGCGCCCCAGGTGTGCCGAGCAGGCTGCCACCAGGCCGTCATTCGGTTCATCGAAAGCGGTGGCGGTGGCCAGTACCAGATAATCGAACGGGTCGAACGGGTTGGTGTAGATACCCGTGCCGCTCCAGGAGTAATAACGCACGCCGTTTGCGCCCACTTCCTGCCCTTCACCGCAATACTCGGTCGGCATGCCTTCCGGGTACTGGGCGTTGAACGCCAGTGAACCGTCGGTGCTCAGATCATGGATGCTGGCGTCCAGGTCCTGAGGCAGGTCGCTGCCGCCGGCTGCCCAGCTGATCATGGTGGCAAAGGCTTCACCGATCCCCTTCACGAATGGATCGGCTGCGCCGCCCTGAATGTATTCGATGTAATTGTCGGCCACCGGGGTGCCCCAGTTGACGCCGGCAACACTGCTCACCGAAGCGACCATTTGCGGATACACGGACGCCACATAACGCGCGGTGGGGCCACCGTGACTGTGGCCGATGATGTTGACACGTTGTGCGCCGGAGGCAGCCAGAATGTCCTCGATCTGACGTGCCGCCTGTTCACCACGAATCTCGGTGCTGTTCAGCGCCGACACCTGCAGCGTATAAACCTCGGCACCACTGCTGGCCAGTTCCTCGGCAACCTTGTAGAAATAATCGACGCCGAGAATATTGTCGAAACCGAACATGCCATGCACCAGCACGATCGGATACTGCGTCTGGGTGTAGGTGTCGCGGCCGAACAGGCGATCCCAGAAACTCGCATGGGCCGACAGACTTGTCATGGCCACTACCAGCGCAATCATGCTGGCGATCAAACGTGATGTCATTTTCATATCAGAATGTCCTCGTTATTCCTGTTATGGGGTGTCTTTCGACTACACCATGCTAGAAACAGAGGCGTCGAAAAGCATTCGGGATAATGTCTTAAAAATTCGGCATTTCTGAACAATAAAATGAACTGAAATAACAAGGATTATTACTTTCTGGCCTCTTGTCGTCTTATCCGGCCAGGTGAGGTGCCTGTCCAGGTGCGAAAGGCCTTGGTGAAGCTCGCCTGGTCGCTGTAGCCAAGTCGTTCGGCAATATCGGCGATGCTCATTTTCCCGTCACTGAGATACTGGCGCGCCAGTCGCGTGCGTACTTCATTGCGCAATTCGCTGAACTGCAGGCCGGCGTCCTTGAGGTGCCGGCTGATGGTGCGATTGGTGCTGCCCAGACTTTCGGCCACCCGGTCCAGTGTGCATTCCCGCCCGGGCGCCTGTTCGATGCGCTGGCGAATCCGGGCGACGATGCGCAGTGCCGCCTCTGATTGCGGCCGATGTTCGCAGTGTTCATGGTGGCGCGCTCCGGCACGGCGCGGCGGTCTGCTCACCAGCAGGCCGTCATGGGCTTCGCCCAGCCTGACTTCGCAACCAAACAGTTTTTCGTACAAGGGCAGCAGATGAGTGTGGCGTTGCCGCATGTGCACCTGATGGCAACGTGTCATCGACGAGGCGACGCGGCACATGCTGCCCAGATAGGCCTGGGCAATGAAATCCCGCCAGCGCCCCAATGGCCAGATATCCTGCAGCCGTATCATGGCGTTTTCGCCCTGGCTGGCCAGGCGCAGCCCCATCAGTGGCGTGCGCGCGTTCAGGAACTGCACGGCTTTCCAGGTCAACTCGCCCCGGTTATGGGTGTTCAGCAGGGAGAATGCCTGCAAACCATGTACTGATAGATCAAGCTCCAGACCGTACCGCACGCCCAGGGCATCCTGTTGTGCCCAGCGTTCGCTGGAGGTCACCAGCCGGAAGAAATCGCGCACCGAAATGTAGGCTTCGGGATTGTCCAGAAGCGCCTCTTCGAGATGGCACTCTGCCAGCATCCGACGCCGTTCCTGAGCATTCTGGCACGCCAGTCTTGAAAGTACACGAGCGTACACAACCGGAACGAGGGGGGCGTCCGCCAGAAGGGAGGTTTCGAACTTCATCGCTGTTAACCTCTTTATTTTAGCTGTTATTGTTTTATGTGATGTTCCTCACACTCTTCCTGTGAGCAGTGGTTCAGTTATTTTTCATGTGAATATTTGTACACAAAATATGGCGCAAATGGCAATCGGTATTAGGTATTAGGTTTGTCGGGAAATAACAACAAAGTGGCGCCGACTATCCTTCTGTGCGGAGGGTGGCTTGCATAATGTGGCACCTCCGTTGTGTTCCTGCTGCACGTTAGGAAGGTTTTTGTGATGAGTGATACGAGACGGGCGGTAATTTCGCACTATCGCCCCATAAAAAAAATAACGCCCCTGGATATCCAGCAGATGTACGAGATATTCAGGAAATACTACGCCAATACCACCCTGGAGATATTCCTGCGCGACCTGGGCAAGAAACAGGGGCTGTTTCTGATCCGTGATCGCGACACCCGCCGCATCGTCGGCTTTTCCACCGTCACCAACATGCCGCTGCAATACGGCAAACGAACGGTGCGCGGTGTGTTCAGTGGCGACACCATTATTGAAAAGGAGTACTGGGGCTGTCGGGCCCTGAACAAGCTGTTCTTCCTGTATATGCTGCGCACCCGGCTGCGCTACCCGATGACGCCGCTGTTCTGGTTGCTCATTTCCAAGGGCTACAAGACCTATCTGTTGCTGGCGAATAACTTCCCGCGCTATTACCCCCATCCGGAAGGCCGCTATGACCGGTATGCGCCGATGGTCCGGCAATACTGCGATACGCTGTTTCCCGGCACCTTCGATCCGCAGCGCCAGCTGCTGGATTTCGGCGACAGCTATCAGCACCTGGAGGGTGACGTCGCTGAAATCACCCCCGAGATGCGTCGCAAGTCAGCGAAGATCGATTTCTTCGAGCGCAGTAACCCCTCCTGGCGGCAGGGCACCGAGCTGCCCTGCATCGGTCAGGCCGGGTACCTCGATTTCGTGCTGTATGTCTGGCAGCGGCTGTTTCGCCGTGGCAGCGCCCCCGGGCCTGCCGTGACGGCGCGGCCGCAGGACCACGACACCGAGGTCAATGGCGCGGCGACACAGCAGGGCACCTCATGAGTGTATCCCACCGCATCGGGCACGGTTTGCTGCGTGCCCTGGTGAACCCGGCGGGGCGGCGTTTCCGGGCTGGCTTGCAGGATGTCGAGGCGGTACAGCGGGCGGCGTTGTCCCGGTTGTTATCCCGGGTGGCTGGCGCCCCGCGCGATCAGGTGCTGCCGCCGGTGGACGCCGACTGGCGCTGGGAGCAGTTTGCCGAGGCGTTGCCGGTGACGGGCTACCAGGACTGGCAACAGGTCATCGAACGGCAACGCAGTTTCGGTGAAGGCGCGCTGATCCGTTCCCCGGTGGCCCGCTACCAGCCGACCAGTGGCTCGACCTCCGGGGTCAAGTGGCTGCCCTATACCGACCTGTTCCTGCATCAGTTGAACAGCGCCATCGGCGCCTGGCTGTATGACCTGTACCGGCAATACCCGCGCATGGCGGGCGGCTCGCATTACTGGTCGGTGTCCTGGCTGCCCAACGACATGCGGCGGCTGGCGGATGCGCATATCAACGATGACATGAAGCTGTTGTCTTCCGGGCGACGCCTGCTGGCCTCACTGACCCAGGCGGCGCCCGAGTCGATTTCACTGGCGGGCACCTCGGAAGATGCCCAGTTTGCGACGCTGGTCTATCTGGTGGCCGATTCCCAGTTGTCGGTGCTGTCCGTATGGAGCCCCAGCTTTGCACTGACCCTGTTCGACCGACTGTTTGACTGGCGCGATGAGCTGGTAGAGGTCTTGCGCCAGGGACAGTGGGGCCGCCGCGGGGATTCCTTGCGCCATCTGCCCTGTCCACGCAGCGTCCGTGCCGCGGCCATTCTGCACGAGTGGCAGGGCGTGCCCGACTCGACTCTGTTTGCCGCGCTGTGGCCGAAACTCGCGTTGATCAGTGCCTGGGACACGGCGGCCTCGGCCACCTGGGCGGAGGCGCTGAAGGCGCTGCTTCCGCATGCCGCGTTTCAGGGCAAGGGCCTGTGGGCCACCGAAGGCGTGGTGACCTTTCCCTGGCAGGGCGAGACGCCACTGGCCTATCAAAGTCATGTGTACGAATTCGAGGATCTGGACAGCGGTCGCATCCTGCCGCCCTGGGCCCTGCGCACCGGCCAGGAGGTGCAGCCGCTGCTGAGTACCGGCACCGGCCTGCTGCGGTACCGCATGCAGGATCGTGTGCGGGTGAGCGGTCATCTGGGCAGTGTGCCGTGCCTGACCTTTCTCGGTCGTGATGACGGCGTCGACATGGTCGGTGAAAAGCTCAGCGCCGTGTTCGTCCAGCAGGTGCTGGACGGGCTGCCCCTGGATGAAGGCCAGCGGGTGGTGACGCTGCTGGCCGCGCAGGACAGTGACGGCCAGGGCAGGGCGGGTTACCTGTTGCTGCTCGACAGTGACCAGCCCCGGACGCCGGACAATACGGTGCGGCTGGCCGAGGCGCTGGATGCTGCCCTGGGCAAACAGTTCCACTACACCCTGGCCCGCAATCTGGGTCAGCTGGCCCCCGCCAGAGTGCTGTGCCGCATGCACATGCGCGAACGTTATCTTGGCCTGTGCCGCGACCTGGGCATGATCGAAGGCAATATCAAGATAGAGCCCCTGCGCCTCTGGCCCGGCACATTGCCGGTGGCATTGCGTGACGTGATGGCGGCAGCGCCGGGGGAGGCCGACCGATGCGCTGTGTAATTCGTCCGGCCACGGCCGAGGACGACGGCGCGATCCTGTCGCTGGTGCGGCAGACGCCGCAGCCCGGTCGTGTGTTGCTCAATTTCGAGCGTGAGCCCAGCTATTTCCACGGCAGCAGTATCAGTTGCCAGCAGGATGATGTCTGGATAGCCCGCGCGCCCGATCATGACAACCAGGTGCTGGCGGTGGTCAATATCGGCCGTCGGCAGGTGTACCTGAATGGCACGCCCACCGCAGTGCGCTACGCCCACGATCTGCGTCTGGCGCCACAGGCGCGCGGCTCGCGTCTGCTGCTGCGTCTGTTTCGCGAACTGGAAAAGGTACTGGCGCCGGGCGAGTGGATGTCCACCGTGATCCTGCGTGACAACGATATTTCTCTCGCCACCGTGGGCAGTGGCCGCGCCGGGTTGCCAACCTATTACCCGCACGGCGATATCACCACGCACCTGTTGTTTGCGCCGCCGCGCGGTCGTCAGCATGGCCCGCGTGTCAGCCGTGCCCGCGATGCCGATGTGCCGGCGTTGCGGGAATGGCTGCGGGAGCAGGCGCCCCGGCGTCAGTTTTTCCCGGTCTATCGTTTCAACGCACTGCTCGCCGGATCGCCCTATTACCGTGGCCTGTCGCTGTCGGATTTCTTTCTGGCCTGGCGCGGCCAACGCCTGGTCGGCGTGGCAGGCCTGTGGAACCAGAAGGGCTTCAAGCAGACCCGGGTGCTGTCCTATCCCGCCGGGCTGGGCTGGCTGCGCCATGCCTGGAACCTGAACAGCCGTTTGCGCGGTGGCCTGCGTCTGCCGCCCGCCGGGGGCACCCTGGATTATCTGATGTTGCACACGCTGCTGGTGGAGGATGACGACCCGGCGATTGTCGACGCCCTGCTGCGACGCATGCTCGAGTGGCGTGAGGTGCCCGCCATCAGCACCGGCTTTTTCGATTGCGACCCGGCGGGGGAGGCGGTGCAGGGATACCGCCGCCAGAGCCTGGGCAGTTGTCACTATCTGGTCAGCTACGACGAGGACCCCCGCAGCCAGCTGGATGGCCGCCTGCCCTATGTGGAGGTCGCCCGGCTATGATCCGCTCCCCTTTGCGCCCTGATAACGCCGCTGCGCCGAAGGCGCTGGCGCCTCTGCGTATGCACCGGGATGGTACGGCCCCCTGGTTCCGGGCTCGCGATCCGCTGGGCATTTCCAGTGAAATCCGCGTCGCCTGGGTGGCCCCAGGTACCGGCAACATCCAGTGGGAACTGCTTTCGCACAAAGAGGTGGATGGTCTTGGGGCCATCGCGCGGCTGGCCCGTTGTCACGGCATCCGCATCCTGGAGCAGCCGCAGGCGGTGGCCCAGCCGATTCCCTCCTTCAGCCGTCTGGCCTGGTCGCGCTGGCGCGGCCAGACCCCGGCCACGCCCGTGCCGTTCAGCCGCTGGGCAACCCCGGCCAACGGCGGCAGCAATGAGGTGTCGGTGGGCTGGTTCAGTGTCGCCGAAACCCTGGCGCTGAAGCAGGCCGCGCGCCAGCGTGGCGTACCGCTGAGTGCCCTGTTGCTGGCGGCCCTGCATGACATGGTCATGACCCGGCTCGCGGCTCCCGGCAGCACAGCGGGCGCCTGGCTGTTCCCGGTCAGCCTGCGCGGCAGTGTGGCGCTGACCGACCCGGAGGCCAATCACCTGAGCGGTTTTTACCTGCCGCTGCCTGCCGCCGCCGATGCGGCCACGGTGCAGCAGGCAGTGCGTGCGCGATTGCGCGCCGGGGATCACTGGTGGCTGTGGCACCAGGGTCGCTGGGCCAGCCTGTTGCCGCAGGCGTGCATCAATCTCCTGTACCGCGCTCTGCTCGGCCGCAGCAGCTACCTGGGTTCGTTCAGTTATCTGGGTGAATGGTGGCTGGATTACCGCGACAGTGACCTGCCGGCGCGGACACTGCTGGCGTTGTGTGGCCCCGGCAGTCCCAACCATCCGGTGGCCAACGGCATTCTGATCTGCAATGGCGCCCTGACACTGAGTCTGCGCCTGGACCCGGCGCTGGGCTGCGACGACCGCGCCCGCGAGGCCTGTCTGGGGGCCTGGCAGGACAACCTGCTGGCCCTGTTGCCGGCCTCTGCCCGGGGGCCGGGAGGTGAGCAGCGTCGCCAGTTGGCCCCGGACACGCTTCTGGAGACCCGTCTGTGACAAGACCCCTCATGCGCTGGCAGCTTGTGGCGGCTCTGACCGTGCTGGCGGCGTTGATCGTGGCGTTGTGGCTGTTGCAGCAACGCCCTGTACCCGAGGCGCGCGAGCCGGCGCGCGAGCGAACGGTTGCGGTGGATGTGATCACGGTGCAACCGGGTGTGCGGGCTGTGCCCGTGACCAGTCACGGTGTCGTGCAATCGGCCCGGCAGGTGGTGCTGGTGGCGCGCGTCAGCGGCGCTGTGGTGGAGGCCAACCCGGCCTTCCGCGATGGCGGCATGGTGACCGAAGGTGAGTTGCTGCTGAGCCAGGACCCGGAACCCTACGAACTGGCGTTGGCGCGACAGCGTCACGAGGCCAGCGCGGCACGCTTGCATCTGGCAGATACCCGGGCCCGCGCCCAGGTGGCCCGCCGGACCAATGGCGAACAGGCTTCCGAGTATGCGCGGCTGGTGCCGCACATGGATGAGGCGCAAGGCCGCCTGGCCGCCGCCGAGGCCGGAGTGCGCGATGCCCGGCGGAAGTTGGCGGAAACGCAACTCAAGGCGCCGTTCGCCGGGCGCCTCCGTGATGTCCAGGTGCAGCCCGGCCAGCAGGTGGCCGCAGGGGAGCGGTTGGCCACCCTGTACAGCACCCACAGTCTGGAGGTGCGTCTGCCGGTGCGAGACGATTGGCTGGCGCTGCTCGACATGCCGTTGCACGGCAGCCCCGGGGAGCATGGGCCAGAGGTGGTTCTGGTGGGCCGTTTTGGCGGTCAGACCGGTCGCTGGTCAGGGCGCATTGTGCGCCGGGAGGGCGGCCTCAACGACAATCGCATGATCTATCTGGTGGCCCAGGTGGAACTGGACGAGAACAGCAGCGTGCCGCTGGAGCCGGGCATGCTGGTCGAGGCCACCCTGCGCGGGCGTCAGGCCCCGGACCTGGTGCGCCTGCCCCGTTCTGTACTCGCCGGGGCTGGGCATATCTGGCGCGTGGACGACGACGAACGTCTGCGGCGTTTGCCGGTGACGCCGGTATATCAGGATGCCGACGCCATCTATCTGCGTACCAGCAGCCTGGCCAGCGGCGATCGCATTGCTCTGAGCGGCGGGCTGCGCTGGCCCGAGGGCACCCGGGTGCAGGCGCGGCCGTTTGGCCGCACGCTCGATATCAGCGCCGGGGACATCCATCCCGGGGACATCCACGCCGGGGAGGCCGCGCAGTGAACAGTATTCGCTGGTTCACCGCGCGGCCTGCGGTGGCCAACCTGTTGATGCTGGTGCTGGTGATTGGCGGGGTCCTGGCCATGGGCAAGACGCGCCAGGAAACCCTGCCCAATGTGCCGCTGGACCGGCTCGGTATTATGGTCCAGTTCCCCCAGGCCGCACCGGATCGTGTCGAGGCACTGGTCTGCATGCCGCTGGAAAACGCCCTCTACGGCATCGAGGGGCTGGCCGAGATGATCACCGAGGCCCGCGAGGGCCTGTGCAGCATTACGGTGGATATCGAGCAGGGCTACCAGACCCGGGTGGTGCTGGAACAGGTGCGCACCGCGCTGGACGCGCTGGATACCTTGCCCGCCCGGGCCGGGCGTCCCCGGGTACAGGAACTGGTGGTGCGCAATCGCGTGGCGCGGCTGGTGCTGTCGGGCGAACTGGCGCCCTGGGCGCTGTATCAATTGGCCCGTGAGGTCAGAGCCGGTCTGCTGGCCAGTGATGTCATCTCCGTGGTGGATATCGAGAATCTCCCTGCCCGCGAACTGGCACTGGAAGTGGCGGCCCATGACCTGCGTCGCCACGACCTGTCCCTGGCGGAAATGGCCGCCGGGGTGCGTACCTCCCTGGACAGTATTGCTGGCGGCATCCTGCACAGCGGCGATGGGCCACTGTTGCTGGAAACCGGGCGCCGTGCCGACAATGCGGGCGCCTACCT
This region of Isoalcanivorax indicus genomic DNA includes:
- a CDS encoding esterase/lipase family protein; translation: MKMTSRLIASMIALVVAMTSLSAHASFWDRLFGRDTYTQTQYPIVLVHGMFGFDNILGVDYFYKVAEELASSGAEVYTLQVSALNSTEIRGEQAARQIEDILAASGAQRVNIIGHSHGGPTARYVASVYPQMVASVSSVAGVNWGTPVADNYIEYIQGGAADPFVKGIGEAFATMISWAAGGSDLPQDLDASIHDLSTDGSLAFNAQYPEGMPTEYCGEGQEVGANGVRYYSWSGTGIYTNPFDPFDYLVLATATAFDEPNDGLVAACSAHLGRVLRTDYNQNHFDEVNQALGLTAWFSTDPLTVYRQQANRLKNAGL
- a CDS encoding helix-turn-helix transcriptional regulator, with translation MLAECHLEEALLDNPEAYISVRDFFRLVTSSERWAQQDALGVRYGLELDLSVHGLQAFSLLNTHNRGELTWKAVQFLNARTPLMGLRLASQGENAMIRLQDIWPLGRWRDFIAQAYLGSMCRVASSMTRCHQVHMRQRHTHLLPLYEKLFGCEVRLGEAHDGLLVSRPPRRAGARHHEHCEHRPQSEAALRIVARIRQRIEQAPGRECTLDRVAESLGSTNRTISRHLKDAGLQFSELRNEVRTRLARQYLSDGKMSIADIAERLGYSDQASFTKAFRTWTGTSPGRIRRQEARK
- a CDS encoding GH3 family domain-containing protein; translated protein: MSVSHRIGHGLLRALVNPAGRRFRAGLQDVEAVQRAALSRLLSRVAGAPRDQVLPPVDADWRWEQFAEALPVTGYQDWQQVIERQRSFGEGALIRSPVARYQPTSGSTSGVKWLPYTDLFLHQLNSAIGAWLYDLYRQYPRMAGGSHYWSVSWLPNDMRRLADAHINDDMKLLSSGRRLLASLTQAAPESISLAGTSEDAQFATLVYLVADSQLSVLSVWSPSFALTLFDRLFDWRDELVEVLRQGQWGRRGDSLRHLPCPRSVRAAAILHEWQGVPDSTLFAALWPKLALISAWDTAASATWAEALKALLPHAAFQGKGLWATEGVVTFPWQGETPLAYQSHVYEFEDLDSGRILPPWALRTGQEVQPLLSTGTGLLRYRMQDRVRVSGHLGSVPCLTFLGRDDGVDMVGEKLSAVFVQQVLDGLPLDEGQRVVTLLAAQDSDGQGRAGYLLLLDSDQPRTPDNTVRLAEALDAALGKQFHYTLARNLGQLAPARVLCRMHMRERYLGLCRDLGMIEGNIKIEPLRLWPGTLPVALRDVMAAAPGEADRCAV
- a CDS encoding efflux RND transporter periplasmic adaptor subunit is translated as MTRPLMRWQLVAALTVLAALIVALWLLQQRPVPEAREPARERTVAVDVITVQPGVRAVPVTSHGVVQSARQVVLVARVSGAVVEANPAFRDGGMVTEGELLLSQDPEPYELALARQRHEASAARLHLADTRARAQVARRTNGEQASEYARLVPHMDEAQGRLAAAEAGVRDARRKLAETQLKAPFAGRLRDVQVQPGQQVAAGERLATLYSTHSLEVRLPVRDDWLALLDMPLHGSPGEHGPEVVLVGRFGGQTGRWSGRIVRREGGLNDNRMIYLVAQVELDENSSVPLEPGMLVEATLRGRQAPDLVRLPRSVLAGAGHIWRVDDDERLRRLPVTPVYQDADAIYLRTSSLASGDRIALSGGLRWPEGTRVQARPFGRTLDISAGDIHPGDIHAGEAAQ